The Rhinopithecus roxellana isolate Shanxi Qingling chromosome 13, ASM756505v1, whole genome shotgun sequence genome contains a region encoding:
- the LOC104665970 gene encoding LOW QUALITY PROTEIN: uncharacterized protein LOC104665970 (The sequence of the model RefSeq protein was modified relative to this genomic sequence to represent the inferred CDS: deleted 1 base in 1 codon; substituted 1 base at 1 genomic stop codon): MQIYMEPPTTVPLFPTLFVLNVFMSVRQGARLPHLNQLPAVTTELLEPALSTARFHLGMFMSHDLGRGPRWSCVSVSHPGRPAASTETLWRAGSRVHPPSSQTDADHQGRGGAQKDPRPWFILIKSSSWNFSFNSGRINRHFKVFPLSEPSRTLSQSKRCHLPSLTPCLGQALLGGPSFRAMVGTAPTNASLSFLPIHQFTARPFLVFMQQEAHFWWDIPSSATGPLTPRISALPVSAGMDSKGEPSVWQIGGWERRGENAILSLCLGTPHTAWVLPGKPVLRKTMGLASPTSLRSQRLREGGWKHLCPHFELQAGSAALKPSSDFLTQDPAPSRRRVGAGLVGQKEASAGLADPSSASQSMSNSXEDLCQAQAIVGPHEVSEARSWWREAEALTFWGMDLSPRLAPRRPLKGEDCGVAWSLPRMDQREDCGVARPLPGMELSSSEVSAPVTSVVPLPRECGPCEVRGDFVCRSGRPCGYL, translated from the exons ATGCAGATTTATATGGAACCCCCCACCACCGTCCCACTCTTCCCCACTCTCTTTGTTCTGAATGTCTTCATGAGTGTGCGTCAGGGCGCCCGGCTCCCTCACCTCAACCA ACTGCCTGCTGTCACCACAGAGCTGCTGGAGCCGGCCTTGTCCACGGCCCGTTTCCACCTGGGCATGTTCATGTCTCATGACTTGGGCAGAGGCCCCCGGTGGTCCTGCGTTTCAGTTTCCCATCCAGGAAG GCCAGCGGCTTCCACTGAGACTCTCTGGAGAGCTGGCTCCCGTGTCCATCCACCGAGCTCTCAGACGGATGCTGATCACCAGGGCCGAGGGGGAGCCCAGAAGGACCCCAGGCCCTGG tttatattaataaaaagttcttcctggaatttttctttcaattctggCAGAATAAACAGGCATTTTAAAGTTTTCCCACTGTCTGAGCCAAGCAGGACCCTGTCCCAGAGCAAGAGATGTCACCTTCCATCCCTGACCCCCTGCCTGGGACAAGCCTTGTTGGGGGGCCCCAGCTTCAGGGCTATGGTGGGAACAGCACCCACAAATGCCAGCCTCTCCTTTCTTCCCATCCACCAGTTCACTGCGAGGCCATTTCTGGTCTTTATGCAACAGGAAGCCCATTTCTGGTGGGATATACCTTCCAGTGCCACAGGGCCACTGACCCCACGCATCTCTGCCCTGCCCGTCAGTGCTGGGATGGACAGCAAGGGTGAGCCCAGTGTCTGGCAGATAGGTGGGTGGGAACGGAGAGGGGAGAATGCCATCCTAAGCCTGTGTTTGGGGACCCCCCACACGGCCTGGGTACTGCCTGGGAAACCTGTCCTACGTAAAACCATGGGCCTCGCCTCGCCCACCAGCCTGCGAAGCCAGCGTCTCCGTGAAGGTGGATGGAAGCACCTTTGTCCTCATTTTGAGCTGCAAGCTGGGTCAGCAGCT CTGAAGCCCTcaagtgacttt CTAACCCAAGACCCAGCCCCTAGCAGGAGGAGGGTGGGTGCAGGGCTGGTGGGACAAAAAGAGGCCTCAGCAGGCCTGGCAGACCCTTCCAGTGCGTCCCAAAGCATGTCAAACAGCTAGGAGGACCTGTGTCAAGCTCAAGCCATCGTAGGTCCCCATGAGGTATCTGAAGCCCGTTCTTGGTGGCGGGAGGCAGAGGCGCTGACGTTCTGGGGAATGGACCTGAGTCCTCGGCTGGCTCCACGCAGGCCCCTGAAGGGG GAGGACTGTGGCGTGGCCTGGTCCCTCCCTCGAATGGACCAACGGGAGGACTGTGGCGTGGCCCGGCCCCTCCCTGGAATGGAGCTCAGCTCTTCGGAGGTGTCAGCACCTGTCACCTCCGTGGTCCCCCTGCCGAGGGAGTGTGGCCCCTGCGAGGTTCGGGGTGACTTTGTTTGCCGGAGTGGCCGGCCCTGCGGATATTTGTGA
- the CSTB gene encoding cystatin-B gives MMCGAPSAVQPATAETQDIADQVRSQLEEKENKKFPVFKAVSFKSQVVAGTNYFIKVHVGDEDFVHLRVFKSLPHENKPLTLSDYQTNKAKHDELSYF, from the exons ATGATGTGCGGGGCGCCCTCCGCCGTGCAGCCGGCCACCGCCGAGACCCAGGACATCGCCGACCAG GTGAGGTCCCAgcttgaagagaaagaaaacaagaagttcCCTGTATTTAAGGCCGTGTCGTTCAAGAGCCAAGTGGTCGCGGGGACAAACTACTTCATCAAG GTGCACGTTGGCGACGAGGACTTTGTACACCTGCGAGTGTTCAAATCTCTTCCTCACGAAAACAAGCCCTTGACCTTGTCTGACTACCAGACCAACAAAGCCAAGCACGACGAGCTGAGCTATTTCTGA